One genomic window of Salvelinus alpinus chromosome 17, SLU_Salpinus.1, whole genome shotgun sequence includes the following:
- the LOC139542405 gene encoding ORM1-like protein 2 isoform X1 — protein MMNVGVAHSEVNPNTQVMNSRGIWLAYLLLVTVLHVILLSIPVLTVPLVWTLTNVIHNLVMYLFLHTVKGTPFETPDQGKARLLTHWEQMDNGIQFTSSRKFLTISPIVLYILASFYTKYDATHFLVNTGSLLSVLLPKLPLFHGVRIFGINKY, from the exons AT GATGAATGTGGGTGTGGCTCACAGTGAGGTGAACCCCAACACGCAGGTAATGAACAGCAGAGGGATCTGGCTGGCATACCTACTGCTGGTCACCGTGCTGCACGTCATCCTGTTGAGCATCCCTGTCCTCACAGTGCCCCTCGTCTGGACCCTCACAAATGTCATCCATAATCTG GTGATGTACTTGTTTCTGCACACGGTGAAAGGAACTCCTTTTGAGACACCAGACCAGGGCAAAGCTCGCTTACTCACACACTGGGAACAGATGGACAACGGCATCCAGTTCACATCCTCACGCAAATTCCTCACCATCTCACCCATTGTACT GTATATTCTTGCCAGTTTCTACACCAAGTACGATGCCACGCATTTCCTGGTCAATACAGGCTCTCTCCTCAGTGTCCTCCTTCCAAAGCTGCCCCTGTTCCATGGAGTACGAATATTTGGGATCAATAAGTACTGA
- the LOC139542405 gene encoding ORM1-like protein 2 isoform X2 has translation MNVGVAHSEVNPNTQVMNSRGIWLAYLLLVTVLHVILLSIPVLTVPLVWTLTNVIHNLVMYLFLHTVKGTPFETPDQGKARLLTHWEQMDNGIQFTSSRKFLTISPIVLYILASFYTKYDATHFLVNTGSLLSVLLPKLPLFHGVRIFGINKY, from the exons ATGAATGTGGGTGTGGCTCACAGTGAGGTGAACCCCAACACGCAGGTAATGAACAGCAGAGGGATCTGGCTGGCATACCTACTGCTGGTCACCGTGCTGCACGTCATCCTGTTGAGCATCCCTGTCCTCACAGTGCCCCTCGTCTGGACCCTCACAAATGTCATCCATAATCTG GTGATGTACTTGTTTCTGCACACGGTGAAAGGAACTCCTTTTGAGACACCAGACCAGGGCAAAGCTCGCTTACTCACACACTGGGAACAGATGGACAACGGCATCCAGTTCACATCCTCACGCAAATTCCTCACCATCTCACCCATTGTACT GTATATTCTTGCCAGTTTCTACACCAAGTACGATGCCACGCATTTCCTGGTCAATACAGGCTCTCTCCTCAGTGTCCTCCTTCCAAAGCTGCCCCTGTTCCATGGAGTACGAATATTTGGGATCAATAAGTACTGA
- the LOC139542407 gene encoding PAN2-PAN3 deadenylation complex catalytic subunit PAN2-like isoform X2: MMNFDGLDPGMGEYAPALHGNLEPSREPSMDPRLNPGLLQGVELDPEGLPVAVPESVHMMEGMFSELHSVHAEVGVPVTATHFDLQEELLWMGNHRGHAMSFFGSTMGRYSSFQAHSTDDIRQIQSMETGVLFLSKSNLKCQTRGGLVMFDYPMEEGADMHSLLMTENNAMLMGGLQNYVLEFDLNTVQQTQKFTVEAPGVAIMRQSNRFLFCGNTSGKVSLCDLRTFKLEHEFDAFSGSLSDFDVHGNLLAACGFSSRGLNRLACDRFLMVFDLRMMRTVTPLQVHVDPLFLRFIPTYTSRLAIISQTGECQFCEPTGLANLADVFHVNTVGQLLMSFDVSSSKQALAFGDSGGGVHLWSDAPEVSYNSYSRETEFALPCLVDSLPQLDWSHDLLPLSLIPMPLNSSEPLLSDWVTTQATPSPRRAPPVDPEILRTMNSVGFIGYAPNPRTRPRNQVPYKIKEVELDYDNYNQGVTESLLGRDEEPHLYMVPKKYRKVTIKYSKLGLEDFDFKHYNRTLFAGLEPHIPNAYCNCMIQVLYFLEPIRCLVQNHLCQKEFCLACELGFLFHMLDLSRGDPCQASNFLRAFRTIPEASALGLILADSDEQTGKARLGRLIQSWNRFILTQLHQETQEQEGPQAYRGASSSALGSSGESVIGRQFGCEVENSSLCRCGKETVRSSLTLLFTMHYPEQNSLDKTIKEYDFAEILKKSICLEQSTQAWCENCEKYQPTVQTRNIRCLPDVLVINCEVNSVKEAEFWKAQAEYAFIKAKKKEEMEPHKPKEPPPQQPTEWCLEDGLVNTEGLTFDTRVEDLRHIWIPLTLKMSISKSQGLEISSWPEEEELSSTEEAEGASLYDLVVTVPHVLDARTGGNLVAHIKVGETYHVRKEGVTHQQWYLFNDFLIEPIDKAEAAQFDVNWKVPAILYYAKRNYHSKYDLRIKNPIEASVLLTEASLARKQRKSHATFIPLMVSEMPQAGDLVGLDAEFVTLNQEEAELRSDGTKSTIKPSQMSVARITCVRGQGPNDGVPFIDDYISTQEQVVDYLTQYSGIKPGDLDAKISSKHLTTLKSTYLKLRFLIDTGVRFVGHGLQKDFRVINLLVLKDQVVDTVYLFHMPRKRMISLRFLAWYFLGKTATCFSRP; this comes from the exons ATGATGAACTTTGATGGTCTGGACCCAGGAATGGGTGAATACGCACCCGCCCTCCATGGGAATCTAGAGCCGAGTAGGGAGCCCTCGATGGATCCACGACTCAATCCGGGTTTGTTGCAAGGTGTGGAGCTTGATCCAGAGGGTCTTCCCGTGGCCGTACCCGAGTCTGTGCACATGATGGAGGGGATGTTCTCTGAGCTCCATAGTGTGCATGCAGAGGTGGGCGTTCCTGTCACAGCAACTCACTTTGACCTGCAAGAGGAGCTACTCTGGATGGGAAACCACAGG GGACATGCAATGTCCTTCTTTGGTTCAACCATGGGCCGCTACTCATCTTTCCAGGCGCACTCGACTGATGACATTCGTCAGATTCAGAGCATGGAGACAGGGGTTCTGTTTCTCTCTAAGAGTAATCTCAAATGCCAAACTCGTGGAGGCCTCGTAATGTTCGACTACCC AATGGAGGAGGGAGCTGACATGCATAGTCTGCTTATGACAGAAAACAATGCAATGCTCATGGGTGGACTACAGAATTATGTGCTTGAATTTGACCTTAATACTGTGCAGCAGACCCAAAAG TTCACAGTCGAGGCTCCAGGGGTAGCTATCATGCGGCAGTCCAATCGTTTCTTATTCTGTGGGAACACATCTGGGAAG GTGTCCCTTTGTGACCTGCGCACTTTCAAGCTAGAACATGAGTTTGATGCCTTCTCCGGTAGCCTGTCAGACTTCGATGTCCATGGCAACCTCCTGGCTGCATGTGGGTTCTCCAGTCGAGGGCTGAACAGACTGGCGTGTGACCGCTTCCTCATGGTGTTTGACCTGCGCATGATGCGCACTGTGACACCACTCCAGGTGCACGTGGACCCCCTCTTCTTGCGCTTCATCCCTACATACACGTCACGCCTGGCCATCATCTCACAGACAG GAGAGTGTCAGTTCTGTGAGCCCACTGGACTAGCCAACCTGGCTGACGTCTTCCATGTCAACACCGTGGGCCAGTTGCTCATGAGCTTTGATGTGTCTTCCAGCAAGCAGGCTTTGGCTTTTGGGGACTCTGGGGGAGGTGTGCACCTTTGGTCAGACGCCCCAGAAGTCTCCTACAACAGCTACTCACGGGAGACAGAGTTTGCGCTGCCCTGTCTGGTAGACTCCTTGCCTCAGCTAGACTGGAGCCATGACCTGTTGCCCTTGTCCCTCATCCCCATGCCTTTGAACAGCTCAGAGCCGCTGCTGTCAGACTGGGTCACCACACAGGCCACTCCCAGCCCTAG ACGAGCACCTCCAGTGGACCCAGAGATCCTGCGCACTATGAACTCTGTAGGGTTCATTGGTTATGCTCCCAATCCTCGCACACGTCCCCGGAACCAG GTTCCTTACAAGATCAAGGAGGTGGAGCTGGACTATGATAACTACAATCAGGGTGTTACTGAGTCTCTTCTTGGTCGAGATGAAGAACCACACCTGTACATGGTGCCCAAAAAATACAGGAAG GTCACCATCAAATACTCCAAACTTGGCCTGGAGGACTTTGACTTCAAACATTACAACAGGACTCTGTTTGCTGGTCTTGAACCTCACATTCCCAATGCTTACTGCAACTGCATGATCCAG GTGTTGTATTTCCTGGAGCCAATCCGCTGCCTGGTCCAGAACCACCTGTGTCAGAAGGAGTTCTGTCTGGCGTGTGAGCTGGGCTTCCTCTTCCACATGCTGGACCTGTCACGAGGAGACCCCTGTCAG GCCAGTAATTTCCTCCGAGCTTTCCGAACAATCCCAGAGGCGTCTGCCCTGGGCCTAATCCTGGCTGACTCTGATGAGCAGACGGGGAAGGCCAGGCTGGGTCGTCTCATCCAGAGCTGGAACCGCTTCATTCTAACCCAGCTCCACCAGGAGACCCAGGAGCAGGAGGGGCCACAGGCCTACCGAGGAGCCAGCAGCAG TGCTCTGGGCTCCTCAGGCGAGTCTGTCATCGGAAGGCAGTTTGGGTGTGAGGTTGAGAACAGCAGCCTGTGTCGCTGTGGAAAGGAGACAGTACGCTCCTCTCTCACCTTGCTCTTCACCATGCACTACCCTGAGCAGAACTCACTTG ATAAGACGATAAAGGAGTACGACTTTGCTGAGATCCTGAAGAAGAGTATATGTCTGGAGCAGAGTACACAGGCATGGTGTGAGAACTGTGAAAAGTACCAGCCCACA GTGCAGACACGGAACATCCGCTGCCTTCCTGATGTACTGGTCATTAACTGTGAGGTGAACAGTGTCAAAGAAGCTGAGTTCTGGAAGGCTCAGGCAGAG tacGCTTTCATCAAGGCCAAGAAGAAAGAGGAAATGGAACCCCATAAGCCCAAAGAACCTCCACCACAACAACCAACTGAGTGGTGCTTAGA GGATGGGCTGGTCAATACGGAGGGCCTGACCTTTGACACCAGAGTGGAGGACCTGCGTCACATCTGGATCCCTCTCACTCTGAAGATGTCCATCAGCAAAAGCCAGGGCCTGGAGATAAGCAGTTGGCCAGAGGAAGAAGAG CTGAGCTCCACTGAGGAGGCTGAAGGAGCGTCTCTCTATGATTTGGTGGTTACTGTGCCTCATGTACTGGACGCTCGAACCGGGGGAAACCTGGTAGCACACATCAAAGTGGGAGAGACCTATCACGTCAGAAAAGAG GGGGTAACACACCAGCAGTGGTATCTATTCAATGATTTCCTGATTGAGCCAATTGACAAG GCGGAAGCAGCACAGTTTGATGTGAACTGGAAGGTGCCTGCCATCTTGTATTACGCCAAGAGAAACTACCACTCCAAATACGACCTACGCA TTAAAAACCCCATCGAGGCCAGTGTGCTGCTGACAGAGGCATCACTGGCGAGGAAGCAGAGGAAGAGCCACGCCACATTCATCCCCCTCATGGTCAGTGAGATGCCCCAGGCCGGAGACCTCGTGGGACTGGACGCTGAGTTTGTAACCCTCAACCAG GAGGAGGCAGAGCTACGCAGCGACGGTACCAAGTCTACCATTAAGCCCAGTCAGATGTCTGTGGCACGGATCACCTGTGTGCGCGGTCAGGGTCCCAACGATGGAGTACCATTCATCGATGACTACATTTCCACTCAGGAGCAG